One Pirellulales bacterium genomic region harbors:
- a CDS encoding tetratricopeptide repeat protein: MRRHSILTILLALFLALGAVDHALAANEGQAALDQALELKLSATNVGELSQVIELCKKSLQDGLDADNEKFAKGLLASTLIQRATLLTGVLFSGGTIPAQLAVEIPRMRALAQQDLEDALTFDDRQPHAHYLLSRLYALSNGNRDKARTAAEEAIRLSGDDTLLAARAHVVRALLREKPEEIAAELDTALELAPEDPEVLRARGAHALEHRDLAKAIEVMKLAVEVERERADNHELLGMAFALNQQFDEALAELDRALELAPDDPSAHLLRARVRLAKAKPEEAVEDIDQVFTTRPATADALLLRALAYQQLGKIERALTDIDEALGMQPEFVPALRIRAVLLASNGQVDDALADLEKVRAQQPEDIETLLQLGALYRQKKDASKAIELYDEALKYEPESWFVLHSRGDAYLSISKQAEALADYDAAVKLHQESPNLLNNLAWLLATSPDDKLRDGKRAIELATKAGELTDFKEAYILSTIAASYAEAGDMEKALEWSTKAVDLSPAELKENIKQELASYQQGKPWRELQSDGDTGAGADDASEKSADEK, translated from the coding sequence ATGCGTCGGCATTCAATTCTCACGATTCTGCTGGCTCTGTTCCTTGCGCTGGGGGCCGTCGATCACGCCCTGGCGGCCAACGAAGGGCAGGCAGCGCTCGACCAGGCGCTCGAGCTCAAGCTCTCGGCAACCAATGTGGGCGAGCTGTCACAAGTCATCGAGCTTTGCAAGAAGTCGCTCCAGGACGGACTCGATGCGGACAACGAAAAGTTCGCCAAGGGCTTGCTCGCCTCAACCTTGATTCAGCGCGCGACGCTCCTCACGGGCGTGCTGTTCTCTGGCGGCACGATTCCGGCCCAGCTCGCCGTCGAGATCCCACGCATGCGGGCCCTGGCCCAGCAAGATCTCGAAGACGCGCTGACCTTCGACGATCGACAACCGCACGCCCACTATCTGCTCTCGCGTCTGTATGCCCTGTCAAACGGCAACCGCGACAAGGCGCGCACCGCCGCCGAAGAGGCTATCCGCCTCTCCGGCGATGACACGCTGCTCGCCGCCCGAGCCCACGTCGTAAGGGCCCTGCTGCGAGAAAAGCCCGAGGAAATTGCCGCCGAGCTCGACACGGCGCTCGAGCTGGCTCCCGAGGATCCGGAAGTCCTCCGTGCCCGCGGAGCGCACGCCCTCGAGCATCGCGACCTCGCCAAGGCCATCGAGGTGATGAAGCTGGCCGTCGAAGTGGAAAGAGAACGAGCCGACAATCACGAACTGCTCGGCATGGCCTTCGCCCTGAATCAACAATTCGACGAGGCGCTGGCCGAACTGGACCGCGCGCTCGAACTCGCCCCCGACGATCCGTCGGCCCACCTGCTGCGCGCCCGCGTCCGGCTGGCCAAGGCCAAGCCGGAAGAAGCGGTCGAAGACATCGACCAGGTGTTCACGACGCGTCCCGCCACGGCCGATGCCTTGTTGCTCCGAGCGCTGGCCTATCAGCAGCTCGGCAAAATCGAACGTGCCTTGACCGATATCGATGAGGCACTCGGCATGCAGCCCGAGTTCGTGCCGGCGCTCCGCATCCGCGCCGTGCTGCTGGCCAGCAACGGCCAGGTGGACGATGCGCTGGCCGATCTCGAGAAGGTGCGTGCCCAGCAGCCGGAAGATATCGAGACGCTACTGCAATTGGGCGCCCTTTATCGTCAGAAGAAGGACGCCTCGAAGGCGATCGAGCTGTACGATGAGGCCCTCAAGTACGAACCGGAAAGCTGGTTTGTGCTGCACAGCCGCGGCGACGCCTATCTCTCGATCAGCAAGCAGGCCGAGGCCCTGGCCGACTACGACGCCGCCGTGAAGTTGCACCAGGAGAGCCCGAATCTGTTGAACAATCTCGCCTGGCTGCTCGCCACTTCACCCGACGACAAGTTGCGAGACGGCAAACGAGCCATCGAACTGGCCACCAAGGCGGGCGAGCTTACCGATTTCAAAGAGGCCTACATCCTGAGCACCATCGCCGCCAGCTATGCCGAGGCGGGCGATATGGAAAAGGCCCTGGAATGGTCGACCAAGGCCGTCGACCTGAGTCCCGCCGAATTGAAGGAAAACATCAAGCAAGAACTCGCTAGTTACCAGCAGGGCAAACCCTGGCGCGAGCTCCAGTCGGACGGCGACACCGGTGCCGGCGCAGACGACGCATCCGAAAAATCCGCGGACGAAAAGTAA
- a CDS encoding SDR family oxidoreductase: protein MSEHFAGKVALVTGGSRGIGRATALRLASEGADVAISYATRRADADRTVVELQALGRRAFCHPCNVAKPDEVEALVATTREQLGPIDLLAHCGAISNVRDHTELDYETWRETIDVNLNGAYLAVFAVKDEMIRRGFGRIVTVSSIAALRPRKMQIHYASAKAGVIAMTRCCAEAFAPHNVRINCVAPGLVETEMAHVLSAETMRRVIEETPMQRIGEPHELANVIRFLLSEESSFMTGQTVVASGGRVTIP from the coding sequence ATGAGCGAGCATTTTGCGGGCAAAGTTGCCCTGGTGACCGGTGGTTCGCGCGGGATCGGCCGCGCGACGGCCCTGCGTCTGGCCTCGGAAGGGGCCGATGTGGCGATCAGCTATGCGACACGCCGTGCGGACGCCGATCGCACGGTCGTCGAATTGCAGGCCCTGGGGCGACGCGCTTTTTGCCATCCCTGCAACGTGGCGAAGCCCGACGAAGTCGAGGCGCTGGTCGCGACGACGCGCGAGCAGCTTGGCCCGATCGATCTACTAGCGCATTGCGGCGCCATCAGCAACGTGCGCGACCACACCGAGCTCGATTACGAGACCTGGCGCGAAACGATCGACGTGAATCTGAACGGAGCGTATCTGGCGGTGTTCGCGGTCAAGGATGAGATGATCCGCCGTGGCTTCGGCCGCATCGTCACCGTCTCGTCGATCGCCGCTTTGCGGCCGCGCAAGATGCAAATTCACTATGCGTCGGCCAAGGCCGGCGTGATAGCCATGACGCGATGTTGCGCCGAGGCGTTTGCCCCGCACAACGTCCGTATCAATTGCGTGGCGCCCGGTCTCGTCGAGACCGAGATGGCACACGTTCTTTCCGCAGAGACGATGCGCCGCGTGATCGAGGAAACGCCCATGCAACGCATCGGCGAGCCGCACGAGTTGGCCAACGTGATTCGCTTCTTGCTGAGCGAAGAATCGAGCTTCATGACGGGGCAAACCGTGGTGGCCTCGGGGGGCCGGGTAACCATTCCCTAA
- a CDS encoding flippase-like domain-containing protein: MAAGDSGQAGIRLPYTSGIAVTNSRPGTGHPLKKILSHLFKIAISVGIIGYLVWQAKSDPTIQEFQLPSTGEAWTWLLAAFLFYLGAVTITMFRWHILVRALELPFRLRDAFRLGFLCYLLNFISLGSVGGDLFKAIFIAREQPGHRPEAVATVVIDRIIGLYGLFVLASISVLAMPELLTSDSAHTRNISRLTLVGTVIGLLGIVVLLVPGFTTGALSEWLGGLPRVGPIIKKLIAAVRMYRMRWSVLVWTLIMSLFVHAGAAIGTYCIARGLFAASPPLSVQFVVVPLANLAGILPLPFMGLGAYEAALSYLFDHVPSEVVLSNSQCLLIAFAYRIITIMISIIGAVIYITSRRELSDMMHSVGDDEGLLN; this comes from the coding sequence ATGGCCGCGGGGGATTCCGGGCAAGCGGGCATTCGACTCCCCTACACCTCCGGCATCGCCGTTACCAACTCGCGTCCTGGCACGGGCCATCCGTTGAAGAAGATACTCTCCCACCTGTTCAAGATCGCCATTTCCGTTGGCATTATCGGGTATCTCGTCTGGCAGGCGAAGAGCGACCCCACGATCCAGGAATTCCAGTTGCCCTCGACGGGCGAGGCCTGGACATGGCTCCTGGCCGCCTTCTTGTTTTACCTGGGGGCGGTCACCATCACGATGTTCCGCTGGCACATCCTGGTGCGCGCCCTCGAGCTACCGTTTCGTCTGCGCGATGCCTTTCGACTCGGCTTTCTCTGCTACCTGCTGAACTTCATCTCGCTCGGCAGCGTCGGCGGCGATCTGTTCAAAGCGATCTTTATTGCCCGCGAGCAACCGGGACACCGCCCCGAGGCTGTGGCCACCGTGGTCATCGACCGTATCATCGGGCTCTATGGCCTGTTCGTGTTGGCCAGCATCAGCGTACTGGCCATGCCCGAGTTGCTCACGAGCGATTCGGCCCATACGCGCAACATCAGCCGCCTCACGTTGGTCGGCACCGTCATCGGGCTCTTGGGCATCGTCGTGCTGCTGGTCCCCGGCTTTACCACGGGGGCACTTTCCGAATGGCTCGGCGGCCTGCCGCGCGTGGGCCCGATCATCAAGAAGCTCATCGCCGCCGTGCGGATGTACCGCATGCGATGGAGCGTGCTCGTGTGGACGCTCATCATGAGTCTGTTCGTCCACGCGGGGGCCGCCATCGGCACCTACTGCATCGCGCGGGGGCTGTTCGCCGCTTCCCCCCCGCTTTCCGTGCAGTTTGTCGTCGTGCCGCTGGCCAACCTGGCGGGCATCCTGCCGCTCCCTTTCATGGGGCTCGGGGCCTACGAGGCAGCGCTCAGCTACCTCTTCGACCATGTCCCCTCCGAGGTGGTGCTGTCGAACAGCCAGTGCCTGCTGATCGCCTTCGCCTACCGCATCATCACGATCATGATCTCGATCATCGGCGCCGTGATCTACATCACCAGCCGCCGCGAACTGAGCGACATGATGCATTCCGTCGGGGATGACGAGGGCCTGCTCAACTGA
- a CDS encoding dienelactone hydrolase family protein: protein MLRAFVLTFVLSLVAIPTAHAQEWASAELDKSPRHLEYVKVRSGTRDVNCFVAYPEVKEKAPAVLVIHEIFGLTDWVRLVADQLAAAGYIAIAPDLLSGAGPDGGGTTSFKSSDATRQAISSLNPEQVTSDLTVVGRYVRSLPAANGALSACGFCWGGGQVFRLATNNKDIQAAFVFYGSGPDSSAEIARIQCPVYGFYGGNDARVNATIPRSRELMAAAGKTYDPVIYDGAGHGFMRAGDPANPEATPANTEGRNEAWKRWKELLAGIKPR from the coding sequence ATGCTCCGTGCCTTTGTCCTGACTTTCGTGCTGTCGCTCGTTGCCATCCCAACGGCTCACGCTCAGGAATGGGCATCCGCGGAGCTCGACAAGTCGCCGCGTCACTTGGAATATGTCAAGGTGCGTAGCGGGACGCGTGACGTGAACTGCTTTGTCGCGTATCCCGAGGTGAAGGAGAAAGCGCCGGCCGTGCTCGTGATTCACGAGATTTTCGGGCTCACCGATTGGGTGCGACTGGTAGCGGACCAACTGGCGGCGGCTGGTTACATTGCAATCGCGCCCGATCTGCTTTCGGGCGCTGGTCCGGACGGTGGGGGGACAACCTCGTTCAAGAGTTCGGATGCGACTCGCCAGGCGATCTCGTCGCTCAACCCCGAGCAGGTGACGTCCGATCTGACCGTGGTGGGGCGTTACGTGCGTTCGTTGCCAGCGGCGAATGGCGCCCTTTCGGCCTGCGGCTTTTGCTGGGGAGGCGGACAGGTATTCCGTCTGGCGACGAACAACAAAGACATTCAGGCGGCCTTCGTGTTCTATGGCTCCGGCCCCGATAGCTCGGCCGAGATTGCCCGCATCCAGTGCCCGGTCTACGGGTTCTACGGCGGTAACGATGCCCGCGTAAATGCCACGATCCCCCGTTCGCGCGAGTTGATGGCAGCCGCCGGCAAGACCTACGATCCGGTGATCTACGACGGCGCCGGTCACGGGTTCATGCGTGCCGGCGATCCGGCGAATCCCGAAGCCACGCCCGCCAACACCGAGGGGCGCAACGAGGCCTGGAAGCGCTGGAAAGAACTGCTGGCGGGCATCAAGCCGCGTTAG
- a CDS encoding trypsin-like serine protease has translation MAPPSAVSTGLVETSWQAPPVFFAGGEQEDHWKVVSSDNPHNHIVPPGTGLDGVVELSVLTNQNESYYATAALLPSGRHLLTAAHVVTDPFGDFNVEGLIAYFDLPDQTVPIYVTNVYIHPEFTGDFAHGADIAILELATPAPAAAERYDIYRGSDEVGKVVFFAGYGDIGTGAVGEQSSSDGNKHSGYNRYEALADIFEGTRYPAGTVRPASMLVYDFDSGQPQNDALGVQYGIYDLGLGHGVEASTAIGDSGGPNFINGKIAGITSYGSSTITLPDASPGSNASFGDYSIDTRVSAFASWIDSIVNMPPVLAAISAKTVTQGGVVSFLAQGSDPNPGTSLTYTLAPGAPAGASINQNTGLFTWQTNDSTPPGQYTFTVIVSDNGAPTLSDAESFTVTVNPAGPGTISVDYAADPAHSGKYIITFAEATPGTNALELRLNASGIVEYSHNGGPFLTDLAPAIFGNQTFSLGIISRINVALGIGNDTLTVSNHGPGGLVVPTLEGIYFDGGSGVADLVQIRGTTGNDSFIVGLNVVSIAGRDVVAGNVEFYELNPFGGNDTLSVDTVSEEADLVEAVGSRVDVRRGPNPQTASKLTINHVEFEYLGILAGGGNDTVSVRQARSGNLRPVLWVSSEEGIDLVEIELEPTTAGVTHFVDTGPGGQDRLSIFTRNGHADRVQVNGTHVAVQLGPNPDLAPTINFQYTNVEILSVLTAGGADTITVKQPEASGPFPSIVAIESQDEDDLIELEWGLPTIGHAYGVNAGGGQDRLRMFTRNDADDSIQASGVSVSLKLGPNPGSAANKVTNYTSVEFLDLLTAGGNDTITLQMPPVGTFPTSVSVESDAGDDSITIMLGSPSVATAFQINAGLGANDALVVHTLSGYDDIMTANSAAVLVKLGPHPLNAATKTINYLNIDSLSLYSGGGNDTLTSIEPAVGAFPHTVRLEGQDENDVIEVELGRATLATTYHVIGGAGSDNRLNLYTRSNAADLLSGTSQSLAVQLGPEPQANPIKNLAYSAIKSLSIWSAGGDDSIGFDLAANGSALSSVTIEGQTGNDHIGIILGADAITPHLKPGDDPADRLTLDIASDADDLVDVTGGAIEVRLGPTPEIKTPTIFAYPGFEEVEVRTGGGNDRVRILQPTDAAAIFIRTEEGDDTIEIPLDATGLPDLVEVDGGAGAGDKLVVIDAPARNAVIVVASTAASGVIGATALEAIEMFGGEGNDWLENQTDIPSTLHGGRGNDTLIGGSAADQLRGDPDHNVGDGAEGRDVIHGNGGDDLIYADGLDGSEGGADYITGGEGADTIFGDAGDGLEGGQDTILGGEGDDLLFGFKNNDLIDGGDGNDIIAGHRGADHLIGGAGRDVLIGGINDDVLEGGADEDLLIASAMFLDLDLGALLAIRDEWTSANDYATRIAHLTGAAAGGLNGEYILTTTPVETATILNDGAIDTLIGGSELDWYWLDFGTEVVDDLEDDEIASNTAA, from the coding sequence GTGGCCCCGCCCAGCGCGGTCTCTACAGGTCTCGTCGAGACCTCCTGGCAAGCCCCTCCTGTGTTCTTCGCAGGGGGCGAACAGGAGGATCATTGGAAAGTCGTCTCATCCGACAATCCCCACAACCACATCGTGCCGCCAGGCACAGGTTTGGACGGCGTCGTCGAGCTGTCGGTTCTGACCAATCAGAACGAATCGTATTACGCGACCGCCGCGCTCTTGCCTTCCGGGCGCCACCTGCTGACGGCAGCTCACGTGGTGACCGATCCATTCGGCGACTTCAACGTCGAGGGGCTGATTGCTTACTTCGACCTGCCCGACCAGACCGTGCCGATCTACGTTACGAACGTCTATATCCATCCAGAATTCACCGGCGATTTCGCGCATGGAGCGGACATTGCCATCCTCGAACTGGCCACCCCCGCGCCGGCCGCAGCCGAACGCTACGACATCTATCGCGGCTCGGACGAAGTTGGCAAAGTCGTCTTCTTTGCCGGCTATGGCGACATTGGAACGGGCGCGGTCGGCGAACAAAGCTCGAGCGACGGAAACAAGCACTCGGGCTACAATCGTTACGAAGCGCTGGCCGATATCTTCGAAGGCACGCGATATCCCGCCGGCACGGTGCGTCCCGCTTCGATGCTGGTCTACGATTTCGACAGCGGCCAACCGCAAAATGATGCCCTCGGCGTGCAGTACGGCATCTACGACCTGGGGCTTGGCCACGGCGTCGAGGCCTCGACGGCGATCGGCGACTCGGGCGGACCGAATTTCATCAACGGTAAGATCGCCGGCATCACGTCGTATGGTTCGAGCACGATTACGCTCCCCGACGCCTCGCCGGGGTCGAACGCCAGTTTCGGTGACTACTCGATCGACACCCGAGTCTCGGCCTTTGCCAGTTGGATCGACAGCATCGTCAACATGCCCCCCGTCCTGGCCGCGATTTCCGCGAAGACAGTGACGCAAGGCGGCGTGGTTTCGTTCCTCGCCCAAGGAAGCGATCCCAACCCGGGCACTTCACTGACCTACACGCTCGCGCCGGGGGCACCCGCTGGCGCCTCGATTAATCAGAATACCGGCCTTTTCACCTGGCAGACCAACGATAGCACGCCACCGGGGCAGTATACGTTCACCGTCATCGTGTCCGACAACGGGGCGCCGACGCTCTCGGATGCCGAGTCGTTCACCGTCACCGTGAACCCCGCAGGACCGGGCACCATCTCGGTCGACTATGCGGCCGATCCCGCCCACAGCGGCAAGTACATCATTACGTTCGCCGAAGCCACGCCCGGCACGAATGCGCTCGAGCTGCGCCTGAATGCCTCGGGAATCGTCGAGTACAGTCATAACGGCGGGCCATTCCTCACCGATCTTGCGCCCGCCATCTTCGGCAATCAGACGTTTTCGCTTGGCATCATCTCGCGCATCAATGTCGCGCTGGGCATCGGCAACGACACGCTCACCGTCAGTAATCACGGACCGGGGGGCCTGGTCGTGCCGACGCTCGAAGGCATCTACTTCGATGGTGGCAGTGGCGTCGCCGATCTGGTGCAGATTCGTGGCACCACGGGCAACGACTCATTCATTGTCGGCTTGAATGTCGTCAGCATCGCTGGTCGCGACGTCGTGGCCGGCAACGTCGAGTTTTATGAACTCAATCCCTTCGGCGGAAACGACACGCTCTCCGTCGACACGGTCAGCGAAGAAGCCGACCTTGTCGAAGCGGTCGGCTCGCGCGTCGACGTCCGCCGCGGCCCCAATCCGCAGACGGCCAGCAAGCTCACGATCAATCACGTCGAATTCGAATATCTTGGCATCCTGGCGGGCGGGGGCAACGACACCGTCTCAGTGCGCCAGGCGCGCAGCGGCAACCTGCGCCCAGTTCTGTGGGTCAGTTCGGAAGAAGGGATCGATCTCGTCGAGATCGAGCTCGAACCAACGACCGCTGGCGTCACCCACTTTGTCGATACCGGTCCGGGGGGCCAAGACCGGCTGAGCATCTTCACGCGTAACGGCCACGCCGACCGCGTTCAGGTCAATGGCACTCACGTGGCCGTCCAGCTCGGCCCCAATCCCGATCTCGCGCCGACGATCAATTTCCAATACACGAACGTCGAGATCCTGAGCGTGCTCACGGCCGGCGGCGCCGATACGATCACCGTCAAACAGCCGGAAGCGAGCGGGCCCTTCCCCAGCATCGTGGCCATCGAATCGCAGGACGAAGACGATCTCATCGAACTGGAATGGGGACTCCCCACCATCGGACATGCCTACGGAGTGAACGCCGGCGGCGGGCAAGATCGACTGCGGATGTTCACCCGCAACGACGCCGACGACTCGATTCAGGCCTCGGGGGTGTCGGTCTCGCTGAAGCTGGGACCCAACCCGGGTAGCGCTGCCAACAAGGTCACCAACTACACCAGCGTCGAATTCCTCGACCTGCTCACCGCGGGGGGCAACGACACGATCACGCTGCAAATGCCCCCCGTGGGGACGTTTCCGACCAGCGTCTCGGTCGAGTCGGACGCCGGTGACGACAGCATCACCATCATGCTCGGCAGTCCCAGCGTGGCCACTGCGTTCCAAATCAACGCGGGCCTCGGCGCGAACGATGCGCTCGTCGTGCATACGTTGAGCGGTTATGACGACATCATGACGGCGAACTCCGCCGCCGTGCTGGTCAAGCTCGGTCCCCATCCCCTCAACGCGGCGACGAAGACGATCAACTATCTCAATATCGATTCGCTCAGCCTCTACAGCGGCGGCGGCAACGACACGCTCACGTCGATCGAACCGGCCGTGGGCGCTTTTCCCCACACCGTGCGTCTTGAAGGGCAGGATGAAAACGACGTGATCGAGGTCGAGCTGGGACGCGCCACCTTGGCCACCACCTATCACGTCATCGGAGGCGCGGGCAGCGACAATCGCCTGAATCTGTACACGCGCAGCAATGCCGCCGATCTGCTGTCGGGCACGAGCCAGTCGCTCGCCGTGCAACTCGGACCAGAGCCCCAGGCCAATCCCATCAAGAATCTGGCCTACAGCGCCATCAAATCGCTGTCGATCTGGAGCGCCGGCGGAGATGACTCGATCGGCTTCGACCTGGCGGCGAACGGTTCGGCCCTGAGCAGCGTCACGATCGAGGGGCAGACGGGCAACGACCATATCGGCATCATTCTGGGCGCTGACGCTATTACTCCCCATTTGAAGCCCGGTGACGACCCAGCCGATCGCTTGACCCTCGACATCGCCAGCGATGCCGACGATCTGGTCGACGTAACCGGTGGCGCCATCGAGGTCCGACTTGGCCCGACTCCCGAGATCAAGACACCCACGATCTTCGCGTATCCCGGCTTCGAGGAGGTCGAAGTCCGCACGGGCGGCGGCAATGACCGGGTGCGCATCCTGCAGCCAACCGATGCCGCGGCCATCTTCATTCGCACCGAAGAAGGGGACGACACGATCGAGATTCCGCTCGACGCGACTGGCTTGCCCGATCTCGTCGAAGTCGACGGCGGGGCTGGCGCCGGCGACAAGCTCGTGGTGATCGATGCCCCCGCGCGAAATGCCGTGATCGTCGTGGCGTCCACGGCAGCCAGTGGCGTGATTGGCGCAACCGCACTCGAAGCGATCGAGATGTTCGGCGGCGAGGGAAACGATTGGCTCGAGAATCAAACCGACATCCCCTCCACGCTGCATGGCGGACGAGGCAACGACACGCTGATCGGCGGCTCGGCGGCCGATCAGCTGCGCGGCGACCCCGATCACAATGTCGGCGACGGCGCCGAAGGCCGCGACGTCATTCACGGCAACGGCGGTGACGACCTCATCTATGCCGATGGCCTCGACGGGTCCGAAGGGGGCGCCGATTACATCACCGGCGGCGAGGGGGCCGATACGATCTTCGGCGATGCCGGCGACGGCCTCGAAGGGGGTCAGGACACGATCCTCGGCGGCGAGGGAGACGATCTGCTCTTCGGCTTCAAGAACAACGATCTCATCGATGGTGGCGACGGCAATGACATTATCGCCGGACATCGCGGTGCCGACCATTTGATCGGCGGCGCCGGGCGCGACGTGCTCATCGGCGGCATCAACGACGACGTCCTGGAGGGCGGCGCCGACGAAGACCTGCTGATCGCGTCCGCCATGTTCCTCGATCTCGATCTTGGCGCCTTACTCGCAATACGAGACGAGTGGACCTCGGCCAACGACTACGCCACGCGCATCGCCCATCTCACCGGAGCGGCCGCTGGAGGCCTCAATGGCGAGTACATTCTTACCACCACGCCCGTAGAAACCGCCACGATCTTGAACGATGGCGCCATCGATACGCTCATCGGCGGCAGCGAGCTCGACTGGTACTGGCTCGACTTCGGCACGGAAGTCGTCGACGACCTCGAGGACGATGAAATCGCGAGCAACACCGCGGCCTGA